From Candidatus Vondammii sp. HM_W22, one genomic window encodes:
- a CDS encoding Crp/Fnr family transcriptional regulator — protein sequence MKLISDKEAWEGEADCMSCPLRNSVLFAGLDKDDFDKIHKPIDLYTLPTGSTLYRAGDKGDHLFTICSGVLKLVQYLPDGTQRIVRLVRSTDVTGLETMLGQNYQHDAVVLQPTQACGLPVSVVQALSQSSPKLHKELLSRWQKALEEADAWLTELSTGSAKQRVARLLLRLVRNKEASECELFSREDMGAMLGVTTETASRTIAEFKRQSLLIETSPNHFLLDIRNLGHIAED from the coding sequence ATGAAGCTGATCAGTGACAAAGAAGCCTGGGAAGGTGAAGCCGACTGCATGAGTTGCCCCCTGCGCAACTCAGTGCTGTTTGCTGGCCTGGATAAAGATGATTTTGATAAAATCCATAAGCCTATCGACCTCTATACGCTTCCTACGGGCTCGACCCTTTACCGTGCCGGAGACAAGGGAGATCATCTTTTCACCATATGCAGTGGTGTACTGAAGCTGGTTCAGTACCTCCCGGATGGCACCCAGCGCATTGTCCGACTGGTGCGCTCCACCGATGTCACCGGCCTGGAAACGATGCTGGGACAAAACTACCAGCACGATGCCGTGGTGCTGCAACCGACACAGGCCTGTGGCCTGCCAGTCAGCGTGGTTCAGGCACTCTCCCAGAGCAGCCCAAAACTCCACAAGGAGCTGCTTAGCCGATGGCAAAAAGCACTCGAAGAGGCAGATGCCTGGCTGACCGAGCTCTCAACCGGTTCCGCCAAACAGCGGGTTGCCCGCCTGCTACTGAGGCTAGTCCGTAACAAGGAGGCAAGCGAGTGTGAACTCTTCTCCCGTGAGGATATGGGCGCCATGCTGGGCGTCACCACTGAAACCGCCAGCCGCACTATTGCTGAATTCAAACGGCAGAGTCTGCTGATTGAAACCAGCCCCAACCACTTCCTACTGGACATCCGAAACCTCGGGCATATTGCTGAGGATTGA
- a CDS encoding NifB/NifX family molybdenum-iron cluster-binding protein produces the protein MKIGITSQNFRTITGHAGKTRRFLIYEVTDANSVKEIDRLDLPKEMAMHSYRSAKPHPITAVDILITGGCGEGFLRRMGSMGVQVIATAEKDPLDAIQTLIAGEALPPPEPHDH, from the coding sequence ATGAAAATCGGCATTACTAGTCAGAACTTCCGCACCATTACCGGCCATGCGGGAAAAACCCGGCGTTTCCTGATCTATGAAGTAACTGATGCCAATTCAGTGAAAGAGATAGACCGCCTCGATCTGCCAAAAGAGATGGCGATGCACTCCTACCGCTCTGCGAAGCCTCATCCAATCACTGCTGTGGATATTCTCATTACCGGTGGGTGCGGAGAGGGCTTTCTCCGTCGTATGGGCTCAATGGGAGTCCAGGTAATAGCCACTGCAGAGAAAGATCCCCTCGATGCCATTCAGACTCTCATTGCCGGAGAGGCACTGCCACCACCGGAACCGCATGACCATTGA